The DNA region ACCTGCGGAAGTACTGCCACCAGAAATATCCCAATTTTGACCATTTTGGGTTACAGCAGTATTGGTAGTATTTGCAGTCGAGGTGATTTGGGCAAGCAGAGGCGTCAATGGACACAATAAACCAAGGCTAACCGTGACAGATAACAGACGAAAATAAGACACGGCAAACTCCTAAGCTGGCTGGCATTGCTTCGTAAAACTAGTGATTCGAGCGAACATACGATGGGTTAAAAGGTCTCGATTCTTCGATAGAAAATAATGGCGGTGTTTTGCCTCATGCAAAAAAGGCTGGGTTTTTCAATACTCCCACGCCATCTTATGATTATGATATTCAATCCACCTCAAACAGAATCCCCGCTTTAATCTTTGCAATAACTTTCGGTTTGAGAAAATGTTAGTTAGCGAGAAGATCCCCCATGAGTTTAGTCTACGTACTTTTGTTTAATGCCCGCACTGATAATGAAGGCATTCACACCCTCCAAGAAGGCGATCGCAACAAGGTCTTAATGTTTGAAGACGAAGATGACGCGATTCGCTTTTCTCTCATGTTAGAAGCACAGGATTTCCCACCAGTAACTGTTGAGAAAATGGAAGATGAAGACATTATCGAGTTCTGTGATAGTGCTGATTATGCCTATGAGCGCGTTGCTTCTGGTCAATTAGCGGTTCCTCCAGAAAACAGCGTTTCAGAAACGGATTGGCAAGAATCTGGCAGCTATCCAGACAAAGAAAAAACATCCCAAAATTCACCAGATAAAGAGGGTGATAGTGATCTTTCAAATGATGAGCTTGACCGGATTCGTCAGCAACTCGAAGGTCTTTTATAGACTTTTATAGATAGAAAAACATTAAGCTAATTCTGGCTGGGTCGTGAGACTTGCAGAAATATAGTCGGCGGTTGCCTCTACGAGGGCGATCGCATTTTCATAAAACATCCGTGTTGGCCCAATCACCCCCACACTACCGACAGGTACTTCTTCTTGGTAATAGTTGGCGGAAACTAGAGCACAAGTTTTCATCGGTTCGAGAGGATTTTCTGTGCCAATATGAATCAGGGTGGTTCCTTCCTCACCTTCACGGTTGAACATCACCGGAAAAAGCTGTTCTTGGCGTACTTCGATGAGATGCAACAGCGTTTGTAATTGCTCTAGCTGCGAAAATTCTGGCTGCCGAAGTACTTCAGAAATACCATGCACCAAAATCGGTGTGGAAAGATTATTTTGATTGACCTTCGCAACAGTCTGACAAATGGTGTCTAACAGCTCAGCGCAATGGCGAAAATCTTGGTCTAAAGCATCTAAATCTAATCGGGAAATTTCTTCCAGCGATCGCCCTTGGAGATGATGATTTAAAAAATTGGCGAGAAGAGTTAATTCGTCGGGATCATACTCGAGCTCAAAAGCCACAGACTGCGGCTGAAACATATCAGTCACCACAATCACCATTACTTTGCTTGCGCTGAGAGGAAGCAATTGTAAATGTCTTAACCGCGCATAATTTTGCTGAGGTACTGTGATCAGCGCAATATAGCCGCTTAGCGTGGATAAAATTTGATTTGCTTTTTGTAATGTCGCCTCTAGCCCCCAAAGCTGCTCATCAGAATTTTGAGTGAGCGCCTGATGCACTTGCTTACGCGTTTTCACATTAGGTGTGACCAACTCATCGACGTAAAAACGATAGCCAGAGTCCGAAGGAATACGCCCCGCAGAAACATGGGGTTGATACAAAAAACCAGCTTTTTCTAGCTTGCCCATCACATTACGGATCGTGGCAGAACTCACATGAAAATCATATT from [Leptolyngbya] sp. PCC 7376 includes:
- the hrcA gene encoding heat-inducible transcriptional repressor HrcA — encoded protein: MTAQNILNLRHQNIFRATVNHYISTAEPVGSKTLVKEYDFHVSSATIRNVMGKLEKAGFLYQPHVSAGRIPSDSGYRFYVDELVTPNVKTRKQVHQALTQNSDEQLWGLEATLQKANQILSTLSGYIALITVPQQNYARLRHLQLLPLSASKVMVIVVTDMFQPQSVAFELEYDPDELTLLANFLNHHLQGRSLEEISRLDLDALDQDFRHCAELLDTICQTVAKVNQNNLSTPILVHGISEVLRQPEFSQLEQLQTLLHLIEVRQEQLFPVMFNREGEEGTTLIHIGTENPLEPMKTCALVSANYYQEEVPVGSVGVIGPTRMFYENAIALVEATADYISASLTTQPELA
- a CDS encoding DUF3110 domain-containing protein; the protein is MSLVYVLLFNARTDNEGIHTLQEGDRNKVLMFEDEDDAIRFSLMLEAQDFPPVTVEKMEDEDIIEFCDSADYAYERVASGQLAVPPENSVSETDWQESGSYPDKEKTSQNSPDKEGDSDLSNDELDRIRQQLEGLL